One window of Mesorhizobium sp. PAMC28654 genomic DNA carries:
- a CDS encoding RDD family protein — protein MAIVKHATIRDTETARIRPLVTPEGVDLRVKLADAGTRASAFLLDVVFLSTAGIIISIVAIFGLRGLGRDELQPLFVVWIILIFLLRNAYFIIFEAGRRAATPGKRILGIRVASRSGAGLSVDQVIARNLMREIEVFLPLSILAGRSGAGLADTLTTVFGLVWTLLFALFPLFNRDRLRIGDLLAGTWVVETPKRTLLADLSARKDPVAKAFHFSHAQLDAYGIAELHKLEEVLRRDDYFALKAVAETIGRKIGIKIEPPDSKAFLAAYYGDLRAHLERKLLLGNRKADKHAR, from the coding sequence ATGGCGATAGTTAAACACGCAACGATCCGTGATACGGAAACCGCGAGGATCCGGCCGCTGGTCACGCCCGAGGGTGTCGATCTGCGCGTGAAGCTGGCCGACGCAGGCACACGGGCGTCCGCGTTCCTGCTCGATGTCGTTTTCCTGTCCACGGCCGGCATCATCATTAGCATCGTCGCCATCTTCGGGCTGAGAGGCCTCGGCCGCGACGAATTGCAGCCATTGTTCGTCGTCTGGATCATCCTGATCTTCCTGCTGCGCAACGCCTATTTCATCATCTTCGAGGCGGGACGCCGCGCCGCGACGCCCGGCAAGCGGATCCTGGGTATCCGGGTGGCCTCGCGCAGCGGCGCCGGCCTGTCGGTCGACCAGGTCATCGCCCGCAACCTGATGCGCGAGATCGAGGTGTTTCTGCCGCTGTCGATCCTGGCTGGGCGCAGTGGCGCCGGGCTCGCCGATACATTGACCACCGTCTTCGGCCTGGTGTGGACGCTGCTGTTCGCGCTGTTCCCGCTTTTCAACCGAGATCGGCTGCGGATCGGCGACCTCCTCGCAGGAACCTGGGTGGTCGAGACCCCGAAGCGCACGCTGCTGGCGGACTTGTCGGCAAGGAAGGATCCCGTTGCCAAGGCCTTTCACTTCAGCCATGCCCAGCTCGACGCCTACGGGATTGCCGAGTTGCACAAGCTGGAAGAGGTGCTGCGCCGCGACGACTATTTCGCGCTCAAGGCCGTGGCCGAAACGATCGGGCGCAAGATCGGCATCAAGATCGAGCCACCCGATTCAAAAGCGTTCCTCGCCGCCTATTATGGCGACCTGCGGGCGCATCTGGAGCGCAAGCTGCTGCTTGGCAACCGCAAGGCGGATAAGCACGCGCGGTAG
- a CDS encoding DUF58 domain-containing protein codes for MPKPPLPDISTASTIPSGGIPRSTTSARCSSSETPPNEQPALHFTEASPREFRIEENNNIVLAIDSGRLMCEPVDGVPKVDRAVTAALLTAFIALKGGDLVSLFGFDAKPRVSSGAVRGSASFAMIQKRAAEIDYSSEETNFTLALITLSARLDRRSLVIIFTDFVDPISAELMLRTVGRLTERHLVLFMMMKDVELETLADMPPLSGEDVARAVTAGGLLRERQIVIGRLRLLGAHVIEANHERLGPALVERYLELKQQDLL; via the coding sequence ATGCCCAAGCCGCCATTGCCCGATATATCGACGGCTTCTACAATCCCATCCGGCGGCATTCCGCGCTCGACTACATCAGCCCGATGCAGTTCGAGCGAAACGCCGCCGAATGAGCAACCCGCTCTCCACTTTACCGAAGCAAGTCCACGCGAGTTCCGCATCGAGGAGAACAACAACATCGTGCTGGCCATCGATAGCGGGCGGCTGATGTGCGAGCCGGTCGATGGCGTGCCTAAGGTGGATCGGGCAGTCACGGCGGCACTGTTGACCGCGTTCATCGCGCTGAAGGGCGGCGATCTGGTCAGCCTGTTCGGCTTCGACGCAAAGCCGCGCGTTTCCAGCGGCGCGGTGCGCGGCTCCGCCAGCTTTGCAATGATCCAGAAGCGGGCGGCCGAGATCGACTATTCCAGCGAGGAGACCAATTTCACCCTGGCTCTGATTACGCTTTCGGCGCGGCTTGACCGGCGCTCGCTGGTCATCATCTTCACGGATTTCGTCGACCCGATCAGCGCGGAGCTGATGCTGCGCACGGTGGGCCGGCTGACCGAGCGGCATCTGGTGCTGTTCATGATGATGAAGGATGTCGAACTGGAGACGCTGGCCGACATGCCACCCCTCTCTGGCGAGGACGTCGCTCGCGCCGTCACCGCAGGTGGCCTCCTGCGCGAGAGGCAGATCGTCATTGGCCGGCTGCGCCTGCTTGGCGCGCATGTCATCGAAGCCAATCATGAGCGACTGGGTCCGGCGCTGGTAGAGCGCTATCTCGAACTCAAGCAGCAGGACCTGTTATGA
- a CDS encoding D-TA family PLP-dependent enzyme: MPTIHDLDTPSILIDAARAEANIARAQAHADRQGLKLRPHIKTHKLPYWAKKQIAAGAVGITCQKIGEAEVMADAGLADIFLPYNILGRAKLERLLALHRRVTLSVTADSQDTIEGLVATFADGGHRLSVLVECDTGMGRCGVQSAGEAVALARRIDKAGGLAFGGLMTYPAAGRANEAEAWLADAKQALAASGLACERVSSGGTPDMWRSSDTSVVTEYRPGTYIYLDRYQVGKGVGGIDDCALTVLSTVVSHPTSTRAILDAGSKALSSDTLGLRDFGELLGAPDARVTGLSEEHGTVTLSGDAKLRIGDRVRVVPDHCCVVTNLFNEVNLIDGDHVLETLTVAARGRMA, encoded by the coding sequence ATGCCGACCATCCACGATCTTGATACGCCGTCGATCCTGATCGATGCCGCACGCGCTGAAGCCAATATCGCCCGGGCACAAGCCCATGCCGACCGCCAGGGATTGAAACTCAGGCCGCATATCAAGACCCATAAACTGCCCTACTGGGCGAAGAAACAGATCGCCGCGGGCGCGGTCGGCATCACCTGCCAGAAGATCGGCGAGGCCGAGGTGATGGCCGATGCCGGGCTTGCCGATATTTTTCTCCCTTACAACATTCTCGGACGCGCTAAGCTTGAGCGCTTGCTGGCGCTGCATCGCCGCGTGACGCTGTCGGTGACGGCCGACAGCCAAGACACGATCGAAGGGCTGGTCGCCACCTTCGCCGATGGCGGTCATCGCCTGTCCGTGCTGGTGGAGTGCGATACCGGCATGGGCCGTTGCGGCGTCCAGTCGGCAGGCGAAGCCGTTGCGCTGGCAAGGCGGATCGACAAGGCCGGCGGCCTCGCCTTCGGTGGCCTGATGACCTATCCGGCGGCCGGCCGCGCCAACGAGGCCGAAGCATGGCTGGCCGATGCCAAGCAGGCACTGGCTGCATCAGGTCTCGCCTGCGAGCGCGTTTCCAGCGGCGGCACGCCGGATATGTGGCGCTCCAGCGACACATCGGTGGTCACCGAATATCGCCCCGGCACATACATCTATCTCGACCGCTATCAGGTCGGCAAAGGCGTGGGCGGTATCGACGATTGCGCCCTCACCGTACTGTCGACGGTGGTCAGCCATCCGACGTCAACGCGTGCCATTCTCGATGCAGGCAGCAAGGCCTTGTCCAGTGACACGCTCGGGCTAAGAGATTTTGGCGAACTGCTCGGCGCTCCCGACGCAAGGGTGACCGGGCTTAGCGAAGAACATGGCACTGTCACGCTTTCCGGTGACGCCAAGCTGCGCATCGGTGATCGCGTCCGCGTGGTGCCCGACCACTGCTGCGTCGTCACCAACCTGTTCAATGAGGTCAACCTGATCGACGGCGACCACGTGTTGGAAACACTAACGGTGGCAGCGCGCGGCCGGATGGCGTGA
- a CDS encoding heme ABC transporter permease: MSDTTSRLSGWTDLANPTRFVGLADRVVPWLAGIAALVLAVGLYMSFAAPEDFQQGITVRIMYIHVPFAWLAMMCYTLMALSALGTLVWRHPLADVALKSAAPIGATFTALALITGSIWGKPMWGTWWVWDARLTSVFVLFLMYLGIIALTRALDDAGRAAWAAAIITLVGFINIPIIKFSVDWWNTLHQPASVFRLGGPTIDPSLLWPLLVMAVGFTVLFFALHLMAMRTEIRRRRVIAMRRVAARQAERQPP, encoded by the coding sequence ATGAGCGATACCACTTCACGCCTGAGCGGCTGGACCGATCTTGCCAATCCGACACGGTTTGTCGGACTGGCCGACAGGGTCGTGCCATGGCTGGCGGGGATTGCCGCGCTTGTTCTCGCTGTCGGGCTCTATATGAGCTTCGCGGCGCCTGAGGATTTCCAGCAAGGCATCACAGTGCGCATCATGTATATCCACGTGCCTTTCGCCTGGCTCGCCATGATGTGCTACACGCTGATGGCGCTGTCGGCGCTGGGCACTCTGGTCTGGCGCCATCCACTGGCCGATGTCGCACTCAAATCGGCGGCGCCGATTGGCGCCACTTTTACCGCGCTTGCCCTCATCACCGGTTCGATCTGGGGCAAGCCGATGTGGGGTACATGGTGGGTGTGGGATGCGCGGCTGACCTCGGTCTTCGTGCTGTTCCTGATGTATCTCGGCATCATCGCATTGACCCGTGCGCTCGACGATGCTGGACGCGCTGCCTGGGCCGCCGCCATCATCACGCTGGTCGGCTTCATCAACATCCCGATCATCAAGTTCTCGGTCGATTGGTGGAACACGCTGCACCAGCCGGCGTCCGTGTTCCGGCTTGGTGGCCCGACGATCGACCCAAGCCTGCTTTGGCCGCTGCTGGTTATGGCGGTTGGTTTTACGGTGCTCTTCTTCGCGCTGCATCTGATGGCGATGCGCACCGAAATCCGTCGCCGCCGAGTTATCGCGATGCGCCGCGTCGCGGCAAGGCAGGCAGAGCGGCAACCGCCCTGA
- a CDS encoding IS3 family transposase (programmed frameshift) — protein sequence MTKQRQFTDAFKAEAVGLVRTSGRTKRQIAEDLGVGFSTLTRWMGRQLDREMGDPGRPPDADVAAELKRLRRENEILRQERDILKRATGFFRQGGKSVRFALIDQAKKDFPVDRLCATLGVSPSGYFAWGRRPACRRQRDDMIMLAHVRSSFALSNGTYGSPRMTRELQDNGFAIGRRRTARLMRENGLQARQKRRFKRTTDSEHAFPVAPNVIDQDFAATGPNQKWGADISYIWTREGWLYLAVVIDLFARKVVGWAAGNRLHRSLALAALNKAFVMRQPEPGLIHHSDRGSQYCSIDYQAELRAAGVIISMSGKGNCFDNAMVETFFKTLKTELIWRTSFLTRADAQAAIARYIDGFYNPIRRHSALDYISPMQFERNAAE from the exons ATGACGAAACAGAGACAGTTTACGGATGCGTTCAAGGCGGAGGCGGTTGGCCTTGTGCGAACGAGCGGTCGGACGAAGCGGCAGATCGCGGAGGATCTTGGTGTTGGTTTCTCGACGCTGACGCGATGGATGGGTCGGCAGCTGGATCGTGAGATGGGCGATCCTGGGCGTCCGCCTGATGCTGATGTCGCCGCTGAATTGAAACGGCTGCGGCGGGAGAATGAAATCCTTCGGCAGGAGCGGGATATCTTGAAACGGGCGACGG GCTTTTTTCGTCAAGGAGGGAAGTCGGTGAGGTTCGCGCTCATCGACCAGGCGAAGAAGGATTTCCCTGTGGACCGTTTGTGCGCGACGCTGGGTGTCAGCCCGAGCGGCTACTTTGCCTGGGGGCGCCGGCCGGCGTGCCGCCGGCAGCGCGACGACATGATAATGCTGGCGCATGTGCGATCGTCGTTCGCGCTGTCGAACGGAACCTATGGTAGCCCGCGCATGACGCGGGAACTGCAAGACAATGGCTTTGCCATTGGCCGGCGACGAACGGCGCGTCTGATGCGGGAGAATGGCCTCCAGGCAAGACAGAAGCGGCGGTTCAAGCGCACGACGGACAGCGAACACGCCTTTCCGGTTGCCCCCAATGTCATCGACCAGGATTTTGCCGCCACTGGTCCCAACCAGAAATGGGGTGCCGACATCTCCTACATCTGGACGCGGGAGGGCTGGTTGTACCTTGCTGTCGTCATCGATCTGTTTGCCCGCAAGGTCGTTGGCTGGGCTGCTGGCAACCGGCTACACCGCAGCCTGGCTCTGGCAGCGCTCAACAAGGCGTTCGTCATGCGGCAGCCGGAACCCGGCCTCATTCACCACTCCGACCGCGGCAGCCAATATTGTTCTATCGACTACCAAGCCGAATTGCGTGCCGCCGGCGTCATCATCTCAATGTCAGGCAAGGGCAATTGCTTTGATAACGCCATGGTCGAAACATTCTTCAAGACGCTGAAAACTGAACTGATCTGGCGCACCTCTTTCCTTACCCGCGCCGATGCCCAAGCCGCCATTGCCCGATATATCGACGGCTTCTACAATCCCATCCGGCGGCATTCCGCGCTCGACTACATCAGCCCGATGCAGTTCGAGCGAAACGCCGCCGAATGA
- a CDS encoding stage II sporulation protein M: MSAPTGKDVVRQSLASFRLERETDWTTFEALLARVEKRPPRSLSEDELLSLPLLYRSALSSLSVARATSLDNALVAYLEALCLRGYFYLYGARRGLRQRIGDFFLRDWPHAIRDLWRETWVSVGLTAVGAGAGFWLVASDKGWYDAIIPASLANGRDPDASAEMLRSVLYGGAGNHFLSGFAAYLFTHNVQVAILAFALGFAFALPSVLLILMNGCVLGAMFQIYAAKGLGFELGGWLAIHGTTEIFAIILAGAAGMRIGTSIAFPGELPRMAAAAHAGRIAATAMVGVVVMLLFAGLLEGIGRQTITSDTARYAIGSGMLAFWIAYFYLFRMVRHGDS; encoded by the coding sequence ATGAGCGCGCCGACCGGCAAAGATGTCGTGCGCCAGTCGCTGGCCAGTTTCCGGCTGGAGCGGGAAACCGACTGGACGACGTTCGAGGCGCTTCTGGCGCGTGTCGAAAAACGGCCGCCCCGCTCGCTGTCGGAAGACGAGCTCCTTTCGCTGCCGCTGCTCTACCGGTCGGCGCTGTCCTCGCTGTCGGTCGCAAGGGCCACGTCGCTCGACAATGCGCTGGTCGCCTATCTCGAGGCGCTTTGCTTGCGCGGCTATTTCTACCTCTATGGTGCGCGCCGTGGGCTGAGGCAGCGCATCGGCGATTTCTTCCTGCGTGACTGGCCGCATGCCATTCGCGACCTGTGGCGCGAGACATGGGTGTCGGTTGGCCTGACGGCAGTTGGTGCCGGTGCCGGCTTCTGGCTGGTGGCCTCCGACAAGGGCTGGTATGACGCAATCATTCCCGCAAGCCTTGCCAACGGCCGCGACCCGGATGCCTCGGCCGAGATGCTGCGCAGCGTCCTCTATGGCGGCGCTGGCAACCATTTCCTGTCGGGCTTCGCCGCCTACCTTTTCACCCATAATGTCCAGGTAGCGATCCTCGCCTTCGCCCTCGGCTTTGCCTTCGCGCTGCCCAGTGTGCTGCTGATCCTGATGAACGGGTGCGTGCTGGGCGCCATGTTCCAGATCTATGCCGCCAAGGGCCTCGGTTTCGAACTGGGCGGGTGGCTCGCCATTCATGGCACCACGGAAATCTTCGCGATCATACTGGCGGGCGCGGCCGGCATGCGCATCGGCACCAGCATTGCCTTCCCGGGCGAATTGCCCCGAATGGCGGCAGCCGCCCATGCCGGTCGTATCGCGGCGACCGCCATGGTCGGAGTGGTGGTGATGTTGCTGTTTGCAGGTCTGCTCGAAGGCATCGGTAGACAGACAATCACCAGTGATACGGCGCGATACGCTATCGGTAGCGGCATGCTGGCGTTCTGGATCGCCTATTTCTATCTGTTCCGGATGGTGCGGCATGGCGATAGTTAA
- a CDS encoding D-lyxose/D-mannose family sugar isomerase, which produces MKRSAINDIIREADAFIRSFGYIMPPFAYWSPEEAKARQADSSAVFTSRLGWDITDYGQEKFKDLGLFLFTVRNGRYEDMKKGMGMLYAEKIMISRKDQLSPMHRHNIKAEDIINRGGGKLVLELFMHDRDGGIDPKAEVSVPVDGTIHRLPAGGLLKLDPGQSVTLLPGVWHAFWAEGKDVLIGEVSTVNDDLTDNVFREPIGRFSNIDEDVAPLHLLVSDYEKWLG; this is translated from the coding sequence ATGAAACGCTCCGCCATCAACGACATCATCCGCGAAGCCGACGCTTTCATCCGCTCGTTCGGCTACATCATGCCTCCCTTCGCCTATTGGTCGCCCGAAGAAGCGAAGGCGCGCCAAGCCGATTCCTCGGCCGTGTTCACCTCGCGGCTCGGCTGGGACATCACGGATTACGGCCAGGAGAAATTCAAGGACCTCGGCCTCTTCCTGTTCACCGTTCGCAACGGTCGCTACGAGGACATGAAGAAGGGCATGGGCATGCTCTACGCGGAAAAGATCATGATCTCGCGGAAGGACCAGCTGTCGCCGATGCATCGCCACAACATCAAGGCCGAGGACATCATCAATCGCGGCGGCGGCAAGCTGGTGCTCGAACTGTTCATGCACGATCGCGACGGCGGCATCGATCCGAAGGCCGAGGTGTCGGTGCCTGTCGATGGAACCATTCACAGGCTGCCGGCTGGCGGGCTGCTGAAGCTCGACCCGGGCCAGAGCGTCACGCTCTTGCCGGGCGTCTGGCACGCCTTCTGGGCCGAGGGCAAGGATGTGCTGATCGGCGAGGTTTCGACGGTCAACGACGACCTCACCGACAACGTTTTTCGCGAACCGATCGGCCGGTTCTCGAATATCGACGAGGATGTCGCTCCGCTGCACCTGCTGGTGTCCGACTATGAGAAGTGGTTGGGGTAG